The Thermoplasma acidophilum DSM 1728 genome includes a window with the following:
- a CDS encoding HU family DNA-binding protein, which translates to MVGISELSKEVAKKANTTQKVARTVIKSFLDEIVSQANGGQKINLAGFGIFERRTQGPRKARNPQTKKVIEVPSKKKFVFRASSKIKYQQ; encoded by the coding sequence ATGGTAGGAATCAGTGAGCTATCCAAGGAGGTAGCAAAGAAGGCAAACACCACCCAGAAAGTGGCAAGAACCGTGATAAAGTCTTTTCTGGATGAGATAGTCTCTCAGGCCAACGGCGGCCAAAAGATAAACCTGGCCGGCTTTGGTATATTCGAAAGAAGGACGCAGGGTCCGAGGAAGGCGAGGAACCCGCAGACCAAGAAGGTAATTGAAGTCCCATCCAAGAAGAAATTCGTCTTCAGGGCTTCAAGCAAGATAAAATACCAGCAGTAA
- the dnaG gene encoding DNA primase DnaG produces the protein MNVDPNLTKYMIKAKIYTDGVVEKPDVVGAIFGQTEGLLGDDLDLRDLQKSGKIGRIEVEIDSKKGRTEGYALIPSGLDQVETAILAAALETIDRIGPCKAKVEIANVEDVRVQKRQKIIERAKKIYQDMNSKGDDLSESLVKSVREEVEKSEIISYGEEKLPAGPAINDSDSIIVVEGRNDVLNLLKYGIKNTIAVQGTNIPETVKKLSKERTVTVFLDGDRGGDLILKEMLQVAEADFVARAPPGTEVEELTYKQIVKALRYKTPIDQYLSMHGMNDELKEYSQRNNLVFGSQPNNNHEAKAEVIEEPPEQPPKNEEIREEQSQQVTVQKEGFLDLLNPHEVSKRIEALAQLKMTEVYDSNGERIFSFPVSEAVERISQDPRGNTIVTGGIISQRLIDVSYNAGIKNIYGLKLGHITKKPVDINVIAWERSL, from the coding sequence ATGAACGTAGATCCAAACTTAACAAAATACATGATCAAGGCGAAGATATATACCGATGGGGTGGTTGAAAAACCAGATGTGGTTGGTGCAATATTTGGTCAGACTGAAGGTTTACTTGGGGACGATCTGGATCTAAGAGATCTCCAGAAGAGCGGGAAGATCGGAAGGATCGAGGTCGAGATAGACAGTAAAAAGGGCAGAACAGAGGGTTATGCCCTGATACCTTCTGGTCTTGATCAGGTTGAAACAGCCATTCTGGCAGCAGCCCTTGAGACCATAGACAGGATAGGCCCATGCAAGGCCAAGGTTGAGATAGCCAATGTCGAGGACGTCAGGGTTCAGAAGAGGCAGAAGATAATCGAAAGGGCTAAGAAGATATACCAGGATATGAACAGCAAGGGCGATGACCTCAGTGAAAGTCTTGTCAAGAGTGTAAGGGAAGAAGTAGAGAAATCTGAGATAATCTCCTATGGCGAGGAAAAGCTTCCAGCCGGCCCAGCGATAAACGATTCCGATTCGATAATCGTAGTAGAGGGCAGGAACGACGTGCTGAACCTTCTGAAATACGGAATAAAGAATACCATAGCTGTTCAGGGCACAAACATACCTGAAACGGTAAAGAAGCTATCAAAGGAAAGAACGGTAACTGTATTTCTCGATGGCGACAGGGGAGGCGATCTGATACTTAAGGAGATGCTTCAGGTTGCAGAGGCGGATTTCGTGGCGAGGGCCCCACCTGGCACAGAGGTAGAGGAACTGACTTACAAGCAGATCGTAAAAGCGCTGAGGTACAAGACCCCAATAGATCAGTATCTGTCAATGCACGGAATGAACGATGAACTCAAGGAATACTCCCAGAGGAACAATCTTGTTTTCGGTTCACAGCCAAACAACAACCATGAGGCCAAGGCGGAGGTCATAGAAGAGCCTCCGGAACAGCCCCCTAAGAACGAGGAGATACGTGAAGAGCAGTCGCAGCAGGTGACAGTGCAGAAGGAGGGATTTCTAGACCTGCTGAATCCCCATGAGGTGTCAAAGAGGATAGAGGCTCTAGCCCAGCTCAAGATGACAGAAGTATACGATTCAAACGGAGAGAGGATCTTTTCCTTTCCTGTTTCGGAGGCTGTGGAGAGGATATCTCAGGATCCTAGGGGCAACACGATCGTCACCGGAGGCATAATTTCACAGAGACTCATAGATGTCTCCTACAACGCTGGGATAAAGAATATATACGGGCTCAAATTAGGGCACATAACGAAGAAGCCCGTTGATATAAACGTGATAGCATGGGAACGTTCTTTGTAG
- a CDS encoding DUF5611 family protein: MREYPVKKGFPTDYDSIKRKISELGFDVKSEGDLIIASIPGISRIEIKPDKRKILVNTGDYDSDADKLAVVRTYNDFIEKLTGYSAKERKKMMTKD, from the coding sequence ATGAGAGAGTATCCCGTCAAGAAGGGTTTCCCAACAGATTATGATTCTATAAAAAGGAAGATCTCTGAACTTGGATTCGACGTGAAATCTGAGGGAGACCTAATCATTGCTTCTATACCCGGCATTTCTAGGATTGAAATAAAGCCCGATAAGAGGAAAATACTGGTCAATACAGGTGATTATGATAGCGATGCCGATAAGCTCGCCGTGGTCAGGACATATAACGACTTCATAGAGAAGCTGACCGGCTATTCAGCAAAAGAAAGAAAAAAAATGATGACAAAGGATTAG
- the purM gene encoding phosphoribosylformylglycinamidine cyclo-ligase, which translates to MSEVEGGIINRKLQGEFVNTFIRQLKFHREDFKNIGYIGGFTSIIDMGNFGITFNNDGVGTKAMIAEAVNKYDTLGIDCVAMNVNDAITVGSEPIAMVDYLAVNKMDEEMAKQLGTGFNVGAQMANISIVGGETAVLPDVVKHIDISGAVIGIVQKNQIITGSNIKEGDVIIGLGSSGLHSNGFTTVRKIIADNNLDLQDTFPGDSKKTYEVLLEPTRIYVREILDIMGIITIKGMANITGGGFKNITRMKDMKYVIDDPFEPQNVFIRLMEMGNLNYAQMFEIFNMGTGFVLVIDEDEKVDIMNALKGKVPVKVMGHVENGSGVEIPKYEVSLKGYY; encoded by the coding sequence ATGAGCGAAGTTGAAGGGGGGATTATCAACAGGAAGCTTCAGGGAGAATTCGTAAATACCTTCATAAGGCAGCTTAAGTTTCACCGCGAAGATTTCAAGAATATAGGTTATATAGGTGGATTCACGTCTATAATTGACATGGGGAATTTTGGCATCACGTTCAACAACGATGGCGTTGGGACGAAAGCCATGATTGCCGAGGCCGTAAATAAATACGATACCCTTGGCATTGACTGCGTTGCGATGAACGTAAACGATGCGATAACCGTCGGATCTGAGCCAATAGCGATGGTAGACTACCTTGCCGTAAACAAAATGGACGAGGAAATGGCAAAGCAACTCGGTACCGGATTCAATGTGGGAGCACAGATGGCGAACATCAGCATAGTGGGAGGCGAGACTGCGGTACTGCCCGATGTTGTCAAGCATATAGATATCTCCGGCGCCGTGATAGGGATAGTGCAGAAAAACCAGATAATAACAGGTTCGAATATAAAGGAAGGTGACGTAATAATTGGACTTGGCAGCAGCGGCCTGCATTCAAATGGCTTCACCACCGTCAGGAAGATAATTGCGGACAATAATCTCGATCTTCAGGACACGTTCCCCGGCGATTCCAAGAAAACCTATGAAGTCCTGCTAGAACCGACCAGGATATATGTGAGGGAAATTCTGGACATAATGGGCATAATAACAATAAAGGGCATGGCGAACATCACAGGGGGCGGTTTCAAGAATATAACACGTATGAAGGACATGAAATACGTTATAGACGATCCATTCGAACCGCAAAACGTCTTTATCAGGTTGATGGAGATGGGCAACCTGAACTATGCCCAGATGTTCGAGATCTTCAACATGGGCACTGGTTTTGTACTGGTCATAGATGAGGATGAAAAGGTGGATATAATGAACGCACTGAAAGGCAAAGTGCCCGTTAAGGTTATGGGCCATGTGGAAAACGGATCTGGGGTTGAGATACCGAAGTATGAGGTATCGTTGAAGGGGTATTACTGA
- a CDS encoding 30S ribosomal protein S12: MGNGINAGRKLLENRKKFRWSDRDYKRRVLQLKRKSDPLEGAPQAKGIAIEKVGIEAKQPNSAIRKCVKVQLIKNGRQITAFAVGDGAINYIDEHDEVTVEGIGGRMGRSKGDIPGVRYKVVAVNGISLKELVKGRKEKTVR; the protein is encoded by the coding sequence ATGGGAAATGGTATAAACGCTGGAAGGAAATTACTCGAAAACCGAAAGAAGTTCAGATGGTCTGATAGGGACTATAAGAGAAGAGTGCTTCAGCTTAAGAGAAAGAGCGATCCTCTTGAGGGTGCACCTCAGGCCAAGGGAATAGCCATAGAAAAAGTTGGTATAGAGGCAAAGCAGCCTAACTCAGCCATTAGAAAATGTGTCAAGGTTCAGCTTATAAAGAATGGAAGGCAGATAACCGCCTTTGCTGTCGGGGACGGTGCAATTAACTATATCGATGAGCATGATGAAGTTACCGTTGAGGGAATAGGCGGAAGGATGGGTAGAAGTAAGGGGGATATACCTGGTGTCAGGTACAAGGTTGTAGCCGTAAATGGTATATCGCTCAAGGAGCTTGTGAAGGGAAGAAAGGAGAAGACGGTGAGATAA
- a CDS encoding 30S ribosomal protein S7 — protein sequence MLFNKYDVNAVEIHDPGMVKYINVKSALNLHTGGRFSSYYAGKINMNVVERLINKLMRSEKWTGKKYSAYKITEEAFQIIAEKTKQNPLQILINAIENAGPREEVTRLKYGGIAVPKSVDVSPSRRVDEALRNIATGATNASFKSKKSIVNCLADEIMAAARNDPTSFAISKKEEIERVAQSAR from the coding sequence ATGCTATTCAACAAATACGATGTCAATGCGGTGGAGATACACGATCCTGGTATGGTGAAATATATCAATGTGAAATCTGCACTCAACCTGCACACTGGTGGCAGGTTTTCATCATACTACGCTGGAAAAATAAACATGAACGTCGTGGAAAGATTGATAAACAAGCTCATGAGGAGCGAGAAATGGACCGGCAAGAAGTACAGTGCTTACAAGATAACGGAAGAGGCCTTTCAAATAATAGCGGAGAAGACAAAGCAGAATCCGCTCCAGATACTCATAAATGCGATCGAGAATGCAGGCCCCAGGGAAGAGGTTACTAGGCTCAAATACGGCGGAATAGCTGTGCCGAAATCGGTTGATGTTTCCCCTTCCAGGCGAGTAGACGAGGCTCTCAGGAACATCGCTACTGGCGCAACAAATGCATCCTTCAAGAGCAAGAAGTCGATCGTTAACTGCCTTGCAGATGAAATAATGGCTGCAGCGAGAAACGATCCAACTTCATTTGCAATAAGCAAGAAGGAAGAGATAGAAAGAGTTGCACAGTCCGCAAGGTAA
- a CDS encoding MBL fold metallo-hydrolase, producing the protein MKISEGVERIDGVTANSYLLTLDGKNILIDTGTAGGGKKIIDYFNKNGTKPDYVIVTHHHADHVGGLKEISERFNPEIYVPDLEMKIIRGEEDPPKPRSFFGRMITGMLKFEPVKDVKPVSKASIPGIEEMATPGHTIGSTSYIVEDLHILFSGDAAVESGGELKINKSFSYEINSAERSLEIIKGMKGYLVLPGHGDKVQL; encoded by the coding sequence ATGAAGATCAGTGAAGGTGTTGAGAGGATTGACGGGGTAACCGCGAATTCATACCTTCTGACGCTGGATGGAAAGAATATCCTCATCGATACCGGAACAGCCGGTGGGGGTAAGAAAATAATAGATTACTTTAACAAGAATGGGACAAAGCCAGATTACGTGATAGTAACGCATCACCATGCGGACCATGTCGGCGGTCTAAAGGAAATATCGGAGAGGTTCAATCCTGAGATTTACGTACCCGATCTGGAGATGAAGATCATAAGGGGAGAAGAAGATCCTCCAAAACCAAGATCCTTCTTTGGCAGAATGATAACCGGAATGCTGAAGTTCGAGCCTGTCAAAGATGTAAAACCAGTTTCTAAGGCAAGCATCCCCGGCATTGAGGAGATGGCAACACCAGGCCACACCATTGGCAGCACATCATACATAGTTGAAGATCTGCATATTCTTTTCAGCGGGGACGCGGCCGTGGAATCTGGCGGCGAACTTAAGATCAACAAGAGTTTCTCTTACGAGATCAACAGCGCAGAGAGATCCCTGGAGATAATAAAGGGCATGAAGGGCTATCTGGTGCTTCCAGGACACGGTGATAAGGTACAGCTCTGA
- a CDS encoding ATP-binding cassette domain-containing protein, producing MASIELVNVSKYFGKFKALEDVSFRYDENGAIGYLGPNGAGKTTTLKILTNLLRPSSGKAMINGIDVNRDPVGAFKSMGSVIESPSPFPYFTVEDSLMFVAELRKMSKKDARDRIEYYAKALALPDLEKKIGDLSKGRGRGRHSRSTLAGS from the coding sequence ATGGCATCTATAGAGCTTGTTAACGTATCTAAGTACTTCGGAAAATTCAAAGCGCTGGAAGACGTATCGTTCAGATACGATGAGAACGGCGCCATTGGATATCTCGGCCCAAATGGCGCAGGAAAAACAACAACGCTGAAGATACTCACGAACTTATTAAGGCCGTCTTCCGGAAAGGCAATGATAAACGGGATAGACGTAAACAGAGATCCCGTTGGTGCATTCAAGAGCATGGGATCCGTCATAGAATCGCCATCTCCATTCCCCTATTTCACAGTTGAAGATTCATTGATGTTCGTAGCGGAACTAAGGAAGATGAGCAAGAAGGATGCAAGGGATCGGATCGAGTACTATGCCAAGGCGCTTGCTCTTCCAGACCTGGAAAAGAAGATAGGCGATCTCTCAAAGGGCAGAGGCAGAGGTCGTCATAGCCGCAGCACTCTTGCCGGATCCTGA
- a CDS encoding Lon protease family protein, with protein MGTFFVDFYNEYPDTSYIKIPTNPLDRVIGQDDAVKIAMVAAKQRRHLLLVGPPGVGKSMIAQAMSFYIDRPTEEIRVVHNPQYPERPFVEIKTREEVMAEREEETSTSGIIIDPKDAPTSVAERLGYRCSKCGFYSSPSDAVCPNCNSPKIQMGTQGPFGDVFNVIGAAFGVQNNLDKVTLTRRNGDHDEIIVYERYNDKIRVLDEKTLERRRRLEKKSPSKTIVPIDRNPFVLATGASETELLGDVRHDPYGGHPQLGTLPYERVIAGAVHEAHQGVLFIDEITHLGNLQRYILTAMQEKTFPITGRNPQSAGASVRVDKVPADFILVAACNINDLPYILSPLRSRIVGNGYEILMKTTMKDTDENRMKYLQFISQEITMDGKIPHMTMEAAELIIEEGKKRARIIDKKNNELTLRLRELGGLIRAAGDIAVFKGNKLIEKEDVEEAIKLYVPVEEKITKEYGSMAAAYSSENTTSQKDFYNYNLDDRSYE; from the coding sequence ATGGGAACGTTCTTTGTAGATTTTTATAATGAGTATCCGGACACATCTTACATAAAGATACCAACAAACCCGCTAGATAGGGTGATAGGCCAGGACGATGCCGTAAAGATAGCCATGGTTGCCGCGAAGCAGAGAAGGCATCTCTTGCTAGTAGGGCCGCCAGGCGTTGGAAAATCAATGATAGCACAGGCCATGTCGTTCTACATAGACAGGCCGACCGAGGAGATAAGAGTTGTACACAATCCGCAGTACCCTGAAAGGCCATTTGTGGAGATAAAAACCAGGGAAGAGGTCATGGCCGAACGCGAGGAGGAGACATCAACATCAGGTATAATAATTGACCCGAAGGATGCCCCAACCAGCGTAGCCGAACGCCTTGGATACAGATGCAGCAAATGCGGCTTTTACTCTTCACCATCAGATGCAGTATGCCCCAACTGCAACTCACCGAAGATACAGATGGGCACTCAGGGCCCATTCGGAGATGTATTCAACGTCATAGGGGCGGCGTTCGGAGTGCAGAACAACCTTGATAAGGTAACGCTCACGAGACGCAATGGGGATCATGATGAAATCATCGTATACGAAAGGTACAACGACAAGATACGCGTACTTGATGAGAAGACGCTTGAAAGGCGCAGACGGCTGGAGAAGAAGAGTCCAAGCAAGACGATAGTGCCCATAGACAGGAACCCGTTTGTGCTTGCGACGGGTGCGAGCGAAACCGAGCTCCTGGGAGATGTAAGGCACGATCCCTACGGCGGGCATCCGCAGCTTGGGACGCTTCCATATGAAAGGGTGATTGCAGGTGCTGTCCACGAAGCGCATCAGGGTGTCCTCTTCATAGACGAGATCACGCATCTTGGAAACCTGCAGCGGTATATTCTCACAGCCATGCAGGAAAAAACATTTCCAATAACAGGCAGGAATCCGCAGAGCGCAGGTGCCAGCGTGAGGGTGGACAAGGTCCCGGCAGATTTCATACTTGTGGCAGCGTGCAATATAAACGATCTGCCCTACATACTCAGTCCGTTGAGATCAAGAATAGTGGGAAACGGATACGAGATCCTCATGAAGACCACGATGAAGGATACGGACGAAAACAGGATGAAGTATCTGCAGTTCATATCGCAGGAGATAACCATGGATGGAAAGATACCCCATATGACCATGGAGGCTGCGGAGCTGATCATCGAAGAGGGAAAGAAGAGGGCGAGGATCATAGACAAGAAGAACAACGAACTCACGTTGAGGCTCAGGGAACTCGGTGGTCTGATTAGGGCGGCCGGTGATATAGCAGTGTTCAAGGGCAATAAGCTCATTGAGAAAGAGGACGTCGAGGAAGCCATAAAGCTGTATGTGCCTGTTGAAGAGAAGATAACCAAGGAGTACGGCAGCATGGCGGCAGCCTATTCGTCCGAGAACACAACGTCGCAGAAGGATTTCTACAACTACAACCTTGACGACAGATCATACGAATGA
- a CDS encoding ABC transporter permease, protein MAFANANDLHSYFVGTRFQFTYYFRSRRFVGLLIFSVLITALILFLDLHYNYSLYKSENSADFLNAYFSSDIIAYFAILAAFFGGDMVSMDLGTNTAYYTLVQPIRRSVLYIGRYTAAFFSTAVLVLIVYLGGIAGSLYLYGEVSDLILPSFGFALLYMLALISFATLFSAIFKTPSIGLVVSILFLLLVYPAVQGILSALAGINPWMFVTYVGQMIYLVYEKSYPVHAVTHTHFATIYTFNPTGNEAIIVMLGYIIVFSLISILVFTRKEIKG, encoded by the coding sequence ATGGCCTTTGCAAATGCCAATGATCTGCACAGCTATTTTGTGGGTACAAGATTTCAGTTCACATACTATTTCAGGAGCCGGAGATTTGTTGGGCTTCTCATATTCTCAGTGCTAATAACTGCATTGATACTGTTTCTTGACCTTCACTATAACTATTCGCTGTATAAGTCCGAAAACTCGGCAGATTTCCTCAACGCGTACTTCTCAAGCGATATAATCGCGTATTTTGCTATACTCGCAGCCTTCTTTGGTGGGGACATGGTTTCCATGGATCTTGGCACAAATACAGCCTATTACACGCTGGTCCAGCCCATAAGGCGCAGTGTTCTGTATATAGGCAGGTACACCGCGGCCTTTTTTTCAACTGCTGTACTTGTACTGATAGTATATCTGGGTGGCATCGCAGGATCGCTCTACCTTTACGGTGAAGTTTCGGATCTCATCCTTCCATCCTTCGGTTTCGCGCTTCTATACATGCTTGCATTGATATCATTCGCAACGCTCTTTAGCGCCATATTCAAAACTCCAAGCATTGGCCTTGTTGTATCAATACTGTTCCTTTTACTCGTTTATCCGGCGGTGCAGGGCATACTCTCTGCGCTGGCTGGGATCAACCCATGGATGTTCGTAACTTACGTCGGGCAGATGATATACCTTGTCTATGAAAAGAGCTACCCGGTGCATGCGGTTACTCACACGCACTTTGCCACCATATATACGTTCAATCCGACTGGAAACGAGGCCATAATTGTGATGCTTGGGTACATTATCGTGTTCTCGCTGATATCTATCCTCGTATTCACAAGAAAGGAGATAAAGGGGTGA
- the hisS gene encoding histidine--tRNA ligase, whose protein sequence is MYRLQIEKIRGFRDFYPEDMDVEKFIFKTAEEAAEAFGFRRIDFPSLEYLDLYRIKSGEELLQQTYSFVDKGGREVTLIPEATPSTVRMVTSRKDLQRPLRWYSFPKVWRYEEPQAGRYREHYQFNADIFGSDSPEADAEVIALASSILDRLGLQDIYEIRINSRKIMEEIIGGMTSSDPFSVFSIIDRYHKISREEFVDQLRSAGIGEDGVSMIADLCSGTRGIDEMARITGKSSEEIARMAAVEDLLASYGVKNVRYDFSIVRGLSYYTGIVFEAYDRSGQFRAILGGGRYDNLASLMSGESVPAVGFGMGDAVISLLLKRENVQIPREKKSVYICRVGKINSSIMNEYSRKLRERGMNVTVEIMERGLSAQLKYASAIGADFAVIFGERDLERGVVTIRNMYTGSQENVGLDSVVEHLISQAT, encoded by the coding sequence GTGTACCGATTGCAGATAGAAAAAATACGTGGATTCAGAGATTTTTATCCAGAGGACATGGATGTTGAGAAGTTCATATTCAAAACGGCAGAGGAGGCTGCAGAGGCATTCGGTTTCAGGCGAATAGACTTTCCAAGTCTTGAGTATCTTGATCTTTACCGGATTAAGTCCGGAGAAGAGCTGTTGCAGCAGACGTATTCATTCGTTGATAAGGGAGGCAGGGAGGTTACCCTGATACCGGAGGCAACGCCGTCAACGGTCAGGATGGTTACGTCAAGGAAGGATCTGCAGAGGCCGCTTCGCTGGTACAGCTTTCCCAAGGTATGGCGCTATGAGGAACCGCAGGCCGGCAGGTACAGGGAGCACTATCAGTTCAATGCAGACATATTCGGAAGCGATAGCCCCGAGGCCGATGCAGAGGTGATCGCACTTGCTTCATCGATACTCGACAGACTGGGTCTCCAGGATATTTACGAGATCAGGATAAACAGCAGAAAGATCATGGAAGAGATCATAGGCGGCATGACCTCATCAGATCCGTTCTCAGTTTTCTCCATAATCGATCGATATCACAAAATAAGCCGTGAAGAGTTTGTTGATCAGCTCAGATCCGCAGGAATAGGGGAGGACGGCGTATCAATGATAGCCGATCTTTGTTCTGGTACACGCGGCATTGATGAAATGGCAAGGATAACGGGAAAGAGCAGCGAGGAGATAGCCAGGATGGCTGCGGTTGAGGATCTCCTCGCTTCATATGGCGTCAAGAACGTACGCTATGACTTTTCAATAGTGCGCGGCCTTTCGTATTACACGGGCATCGTGTTCGAAGCGTATGATCGATCCGGGCAGTTCAGGGCCATACTGGGTGGCGGAAGATACGACAACCTTGCTTCTCTCATGTCAGGAGAATCGGTTCCAGCTGTTGGCTTCGGCATGGGCGACGCTGTGATATCACTGCTGCTGAAGAGGGAAAACGTGCAGATACCGAGGGAGAAGAAATCGGTATACATATGCAGGGTCGGTAAGATCAATTCCAGCATAATGAATGAGTATTCCAGAAAGCTCAGGGAAAGGGGAATGAACGTTACTGTGGAGATAATGGAACGTGGGCTTTCGGCGCAGTTGAAGTATGCTTCAGCGATAGGGGCGGATTTCGCCGTAATATTTGGGGAACGCGACCTGGAAAGGGGCGTCGTGACGATCAGGAATATGTATACCGGATCGCAGGAAAATGTGGGGCTCGACTCCGTCGTGGAACATCTGATTTCACAGGCAACGTGA
- a CDS encoding CopD family protein codes for MSIIGILLAVLIIHVFAAMIFIGGSLFIWFIVWPASYKAASDESQRTKIVGIIGRYFGWWTDATVAILLVTGTYLGYEYIGGNFSLLTTTIGGEILLYKVIIVWITIVLMYANNIYHGKLIMRLAAEKKYDEMKRIRKITHTASFITLGLLLVIMGLAVALQFFMPS; via the coding sequence ATGAGTATAATAGGAATTCTGCTCGCAGTATTGATCATTCATGTCTTTGCTGCCATGATCTTCATAGGCGGATCCCTCTTCATATGGTTCATAGTATGGCCCGCATCCTACAAGGCGGCATCTGATGAGAGCCAGAGGACAAAGATTGTCGGCATAATAGGGCGGTACTTTGGATGGTGGACGGACGCCACGGTTGCCATTCTGCTGGTCACTGGTACTTATCTTGGCTACGAATATATAGGCGGAAATTTCTCACTCCTCACAACAACAATCGGTGGAGAGATACTGCTCTATAAGGTGATCATAGTGTGGATCACCATCGTTCTGATGTATGCAAACAACATATATCATGGTAAACTCATAATGCGCCTGGCCGCAGAGAAGAAATATGATGAGATGAAGAGGATAAGGAAGATCACCCACACCGCTTCATTCATAACTCTGGGATTGCTCCTGGTGATAATGGGGCTGGCGGTTGCACTGCAGTTCTTTATGCCATCCTAA
- a CDS encoding TIM barrel protein has product MIRFGIAGIPLTSKGRTFIDSVEETHNLGLNALEVQLLRVNVQENSAEEYTGLRPQDVEDSIIIDVLRQDEDGNYRSVGIDTEIEEDDIVQELFWNMARNYDELQTGGELAKELDVTLSMHAPYYMDMIGSPDIAEKSINHLRWTLILGKYLGARRVVTHSGFYHGSKKDSLNKFADVYSDILNEFSPDNGYPYIGVETSGKQEVFGTPKEVLELARRINIEPILNFAHVHAITGGSLVEIKDFESIINDFKKYAKYDLYTEFSGVEFIGNEERRLTAIKHGTLKFETLSEYLIDYQDDMTIISSSPLLEHDAQYMQIIYVRSYFKKMQRRKVTEKPVSGD; this is encoded by the coding sequence ATGATAAGATTCGGTATTGCTGGGATCCCCCTCACAAGCAAGGGAAGAACTTTTATAGATTCGGTTGAAGAAACACATAATCTTGGCCTAAACGCATTGGAGGTACAGCTCCTGCGTGTCAATGTGCAGGAGAACTCAGCTGAAGAGTATACCGGCCTCAGGCCCCAGGACGTGGAAGATTCTATAATAATAGATGTTCTCAGGCAGGATGAAGACGGAAATTACAGAAGCGTGGGTATAGATACCGAAATAGAGGAGGATGACATAGTGCAGGAGCTCTTCTGGAATATGGCCAGAAATTACGACGAGCTTCAAACCGGGGGAGAACTTGCAAAGGAACTGGACGTCACACTCTCCATGCATGCACCCTATTATATGGACATGATCGGTTCGCCGGATATAGCTGAGAAATCAATAAACCACTTGAGATGGACGCTCATCTTGGGAAAATACCTTGGCGCAAGGAGGGTCGTGACACATTCCGGATTCTACCATGGCAGCAAAAAGGACAGTCTGAACAAATTTGCCGATGTTTATTCAGACATTCTGAACGAATTCTCGCCAGACAATGGTTATCCATATATAGGTGTAGAAACGTCTGGCAAGCAGGAGGTCTTTGGAACACCTAAAGAGGTGCTGGAACTTGCCAGAAGAATAAATATAGAACCGATACTCAATTTCGCCCATGTGCATGCGATAACCGGCGGATCTCTGGTAGAAATAAAGGATTTCGAAAGCATCATAAACGACTTCAAGAAGTATGCGAAATACGATCTGTACACTGAATTTTCCGGTGTGGAATTTATAGGCAACGAGGAGCGCAGGCTTACTGCCATAAAGCACGGAACCCTGAAGTTCGAAACGCTGTCAGAATATCTTATAGATTACCAGGATGACATGACCATAATTTCGTCTTCTCCCCTGCTGGAGCATGATGCCCAGTACATGCAGATAATCTATGTGAGATCCTATTTCAAGAAGATGCAGAGAAGGAAGGTGACGGAAAAACCGGTTTCAGGTGATTGA